In one Brassica oleracea var. oleracea cultivar TO1000 chromosome C9, BOL, whole genome shotgun sequence genomic region, the following are encoded:
- the LOC106316357 gene encoding HMG-Y-related protein A-like: MFEMATEQHPISLPPYPQMIMAAIEASNNNANGCNKTAIAKHIETTQSILPPSHSTLLNYHLNQMKQSGQIVMVKNNYMKPDPHAPPKRGRGRPPKPKPKPKPKPQGDSSHVAIPAPSVSPPRTRGRPPKVNDSSSEAKSKVSPSVSGRPRGRPPKKAKTESEKVKEATSQPSNGERRGRGRPPKVKPVVMVPVA; the protein is encoded by the exons ATGTTTGAAATGGCTACGGAGCAGCATCCGATCTCTCTCCCACCATATCCTCAG ATGATCATGGCAGCGATCGAAGCATCTAATAACAACGCAAACGGATGCAACAAAACGGCGATCGCGAAGCACATCGAGACAACTCAGTCGATTTTACCACCGTCTCACTCCACGCTGCTCAACTACCATCTCAACCAGATGAAACAATCCGGCCAGATCGTGATGGTGAAAAACAACTACATGAAACCAGATCCACATGCTCCGCCCAAGCGTGGACGTGGCCGTCCTCCGAAACCGAAACCGAAACCGAAACCGAAACCTCAGGGAGATTCGAGCCACGTGGCGATCCCTGCTCCCTCGGTCTCTCCGCCAAGGACTAGAGGTCGTCCTCCTAAGGTGAATGATTCTTCTTCAGAGGCGAAATCAAAGGTATCGCCGAGTGTTTCTGGGAGGCCACGAGGACGACCTCCGAAGAAGGCGAAGACTGAATCGGAGAAGGTTAAAGAGGCCACGTCTCAGCCTAGCAATGGTGAGCGTCGGGGTCGTGGAAGGCCACCGAAAGTGAAACCAGTAGTGATGGTGCCTGTTGCGTAA
- the LOC106316231 gene encoding 21 kDa protein-like, translated as MVYQSHTATFLLFTTFLFISRSISAAHSPPRLNATTNDLDFIRTSCNATLYQDLCFNSLAGYASVVQDSPARLAKIATGVSLSKAKSTLAFLSKLSRSAAEVQDCVSYLDEAVGSIRDSLRTLRNMSRVAAAPSSEETFSSQVNDVQTWMSAALTYEDTCTDEYEEMDEAGEIKTTVYDRVNTLKRFTSNALALVNTYGNTGAP; from the coding sequence ATGGTTTACCAGAGCCATACGGCGACGTTTCTTCTCTTCACCACCTTTCTCTTCATTTCCAGATCAATTTCAGCCGCTCATTCCCCTCCACGACTAAACGCCACAACCAACGATCTAGATTTCATACGAACAAGCTGCAACGCTACTCTCTATCAAGACCTCTGCTTCAACTCTCTCGCCGGCTACGCCTCCGTCGTTCAAGACAGTCCGGCGAGGCTAGCAAAGATCGCAACCGGAGTGTCCCTCTCAAAAGCAAAATCCACGCTGGCTTTTCTCTCCAAGCTCTCACGCTCCGCCGCCGAAGTCCAAGACTGTGTTTCATACTTAGATGAGGCAGTTGGTTCCATTAGAGACTCTCTCCGAACACTACGCAACATGAGCCGCGTTGCGGCGGCTCCTTCATCGGAGGAGACGTTTAGTTCACAGGTGAATGACGTGCAGACGTGGATGAGTGCAGCATTGACGTATGAGGATACGTGTACGGACGAATATGAAGAAATGGATGAAGCAGGAGAGATCAAGACGACCGTTTATGATCGAGTGAACACACTGAAAAGGTTTACTAGTAATGCTCTTGCGCTTGTTAACACTTACGGCAACACTGGAGCCCCGTGA
- the LOC106312945 gene encoding putative clathrin assembly protein At2g01600, translating into MGTLQSWRKAYGALKDTTKVGLVRVNSDYADLDVAIVKATNHVECPPKDRHLRKIFAATAVTRARADVAYCIHALSRRLHKTRNWTVALKTLIVIHRLLREGDPTFREELLNFSQRGRILQISNFKDDSGPIAWDCSAWVRTYALFLEERLECFRVLRYDTEAEPLTKATPGQDKGYSRTRDLDGEELLLQLPALQQLLYRLIGCKPEGAANHNHVIQYALALVLKESFKVYCAINDGIINLIDKFFEMPKHEAVTSLEIYKRAGQQARSLSEFYEACKGLELARNFQFPVLREPPQSFLTTMEEYIKEAPRAVDAPAEPLLLTYRPDDGVEDTEPSHEEREVVLPSDDVVLVSEETEHSSPPPPSATTQTQNIIDTDDLLGLNTAAPDASAIEDQNALALAIISTDGGNASTPRSFQANDYDPTGWELALVTTPSNDISAATDRQLAGGLDTLTLNSLYDDGAYIASQRRVYGAPAPNPFEVHDPFATSNGTPPPQQPAVNNPFVAYQPTYQQHQLQLAVAPNPQANNSSSNPFGDFGEFPVNPVSQQPNTSGFGDFAVNQHNNPFRSTGLI; encoded by the exons ATGGGCACGCTTCAGTCGTGGCGTAAGGCTTATGGAGCCCTAAAAGACACCACCAAAGTCGGCCTTGTCCGCGTCAACAGCGATTACGCC GATTTAGATGTTGCCATAGTCAAAGCTACGAATCACGTCGAGTGTCCTCCCAAAGATCGCCATCTCAGAA AAATATTCGCAGCAACAGCAGTGACACGTGCTCGAGCAGATGTTGCCTATTGCATTCACGCCCTTTCCCGCCGTTTGCATAAAACTAGAAACTGGACG GTTGCTCTGAAAACACTCATTGTGATTCACCGGCTTCTAAGGGAAGGAGACCCCACATTTAGAGAGGAGCTTCTCAATTTTTCGCAGAGAGGTCGGATTCTGCAGATTTCCAACTTCAAGGATGATTCAGGCCCTATCG CTTGGGATTGTTCAGCTTGGGTGCGTACTTATGCTTTATTCCTTGAGGAACGGCTTGAATGCTTCAGGGTTTTAAGATATGATACTGAGGCTGAACCTCTTACTAAGGCTACCCCAGGGCAGGATAAG GGGTACAGTAGAACCAGGGATTTAGATGGTGAAGAACTCTTGCTCCAGTTGCCTGCTTTGCAGCAGCTTCTCTATCGTCTTATCGGTTGCAAG CCAGAAGGCGCTGCTAACCACAATCATGTTATACAATATGCTCTGGCTCTG GTGTTGAAGGAGAGTTTTAAAGTCTATTGTGCCATCAATGACGGAATCATCAATCTCATTGACAAA TTCTTTGAAATGCCTAAACATGAAGCCGTCACTTCCCTTGAAATATACAAGCGTGCTGGTCAGCAG GCTCGCAGCCTTTCTGAATTCTATGAAGCGTGTAAAGGGTTGGAACTCGCTAGGAATTTTCAATTTCCTGTGTTAAGAGAG CCCCCACAATCTTTTCTGACAACAATGGAAGAGTATATTAAAGAAGCACCGCGTGCTGTTGATGCCCCTGCTGAACCACTG CTTCTAACTTATAGACCAGATGATGGAGTCGAGGATACTGAACCATCTCATGAAGAACGTGAAGTTGTGTTGCCTTCAGATGATGTGGTTCTTGTATCCGAAGAGACAGAACATTCTTCCCCGCCTCCTCCTTCAGCTACCACTCAGACTCAGAATATCATTGATACAGATGATCTACTG GGTCTGAACACTGCCGCTCCTGATGCATCAGCGATCGAGGACCAAAATGCACTTGCTTTAGCCATAATCTCAACTGATGGTG GCAACGCTTCAACGCCTCGTTCTTTCCAAGCAAACGATTACGACCCTACAGGATGGGAGCTTGCCCTGGTAACAACACCAAGTAACGATATCTCTGCAGCCACCGATAGGCAATTG GCTGGCGGGTTAGACACGCTTACACTGAACAGTTTATACGATGATGGAGCCTACATAGCCTCCCAACGCCGTGTCTATGGTGCACCAGCCCCCAACCCATTTGAAGTTCACGATCCTTTTGCAACGTCCAACGGTACTCCGCCACCTCAGCAGCCAGCTGTGAACAACCCCTTTGTTGCTTACCAGCCAACTTATCAGCAGCATCAACTACAGCTAGCAGTTGCACCAAACCCCCAAGCCAATAATAGTAGTAGCAACCCGTTTGGGGATTTTGGGGAGTTCCCGGTTAACCCGGTTTCACAGCAGCCAAACACCAGCGGGTTTGGTGATTTTGCGGTTAACCAACATAATAATCCGTTCCGCAGCACTGGTCTCATCTGA